Proteins encoded in a region of the Prunus persica cultivar Lovell chromosome G4, Prunus_persica_NCBIv2, whole genome shotgun sequence genome:
- the LOC109948713 gene encoding uncharacterized protein LOC109948713: MSAYNQKGLNSIFTAISAEKFKFICHCKTSKEAWDILEIIHEGNATVRESKLQQLMTKFENMKMLETKKFAKFYARLSVVVNACSNLGDAIPEHRIVKKILRSLPMMYHTKKTAIEECKNLNNYKLTELIGSLTTYEMEFPEIKKSKGIALNTVKEDGSDSVSEDKMDYALLTKQFREFLKSKNSRPGEQRGNSGSSTRGSRPREFTSDKLSHTTRTMEKKGSKDSLKCFECGGYGHFASECANNLRKQNSGKNKVMAATWSDSKSDNDSSSENEDQVIAYCGRIHAQKDENSDVEEPEIEVAMKQFNSLYDSSEKLKKKNAELADQVVFLQEELTRTEAAFQSQLKTEENLRGWLEKIQMLQDKYQLQKDMNVSLTFERDHVSAELKLAMEKIFGMIIGAEKIDRMLSLGKRAGDTRCLGFESERSKQEVKAVKFIKESSSTEVKVSLKKFIPICHFCGVFGHIRPRCKVLRKKKRSAYSYSPRNFNPSQRTKLVWRKKEEKCLVTLMALSARKSDTWYFDISCSRHMSGDKCWFTNLNTECMEGSANLISISQLCDDGSSVWFDKDQCYVADLQGKKVMSGMRSKDNCYCIQVNENKSLVCNRATDDVMELWHRRLGHINFRDLLKLSKNECVREFSWPMQQKNASHVTTMRLRTDHGTEFENVSFAEYCEEKGIKHEFSAPITPQHNGVVERKNRTLLEMGHVILTSAKIAKKFWAEAISTTCYTANRVYLRPGTTSTPYELWKGENSVVPQLYRYSRLSNG; this comes from the exons atGAGTGCCTACAATCAAAAAGGTCTTAACTCCATCTTCACTGCAATATCAGCTGAAAAATTTAAGTTTATATGTCATTGCAAAACCTCAAAGGAGGCTTGGGatattttggaaattattCATGAAGGGAATGCCACTGTAAGAGAATCCAAACTTCAACAATTGATGACTAAGTTTGAAAATATGAAGATGcttgaaactaaaaaatttgCTAAATTTTATGCTAGATTGAGTGTGGTGGTGAATGCTTGCAGCAACCTTGGTGATGCAATTCCTGAACACAGAATAGTGAAAAAGATTTTGAGATCTCTGCCTATGATGTATCACACCAAGAAGACAGCGATTGAAGAGTGTAAGAATTTGAACAATTATAAACTTACTGAATTAATTGGTTCTCTTACCACTTATGAGATGGAATTtccagaaataaagaaaagcaagGGCATTGCTCTAAATACAGTGAAAGAAGATGGAAGTGACAGTGTGTCAGAAGACAAAATGGATTATGCTTTGCTTACAAAACAATTTCGtgagtttttaaaatctaagAATTCAAGACCTGGTGAACAAAGAGGAAATTCAGGTTCAAGTACAAGAGGGAGTCGTCCTCGTGAGTTTACTTCTGACAAGTTATCACATACAACTAGAACTATGGAGAAAAAGGGCTCTAAAGATTCACTGAAGTGCTTTGAATGTGGTGGATATGGACACTTTGCCTCTGAATGCGCAAATAATTTGAGGAAGCAAAATAgtgggaaaaataaagtaatggCAGCAACTTGGAGTGATAGTAAGTCTGATAATGATTCAagttcagaaaatgaagatcAGGTTATTGCTTACTGTGGGAGAATTCATGCGCAAAAGGATGAGAACTCTGATGTTGAAGAACCTGAGATAGAAGTGGCGATGAAGCAATTCAACAGTCTCTATGATTCCtctgaaaaactgaagaagaaaaatgcagAGCTTGCTGATCAAGTGGTCTTTCTACAAGAAGAACTGACTAGGACTGAAGCTGCCTTTCAATCCCAGctgaaaacagaagaaaatttgCGTGGGTGgcttgaaaaaattcagatGCTCCAAGACAAGTACCagctgcagaaagatatgaaTGTTTCTCTTACTTTCGAAAGGGACCATGTTAGTGCTGAATTAAAATTAGCAATGGAAAAAATATTTGGTATGATCATTGGTGCAGAGAAGATTGACAGGATGTTAAGTCTAGGAAAAAGGGCTGGTGATACGAGATGCTTGGGTTTTGAAAGTGAAAGGTCTAAGCAAGAGGTCAAAGCTGTGAAATTCATCAAAGAATCTTCTTCTACTGAAGTGAAGGTTAGCCTAAAGAAATTTATACCAATCTGTCATTTTTGTGGAGTTTTTGGTCATATACGACCTAGATGCAAAGTGcttagaaagaagaagaggtcaGCTTACAGCTATTCTCCAAGAAATTTTAATCCATCTCAAAGAACCAAACTAGTGTggagaaaaaaggaagaaaaatgcTTGGTGACTTTAATGGCTTTATCTGCTAGAAAATCTGATACATGGTATTTCGACATTAGTTGTTCAAGACATATGTCTGGTGATAAATGTTGGTTTACAAATCTGAATACAGAGTGTATGGAAGGCTCT GCAAATTTGATAAGCATCAGTCAACTTTGTGATGATGGTAGCAGTGTGTGGTTTGATAAAGATCAATGCTATGTTGCTGATTTGCAAGGAAAGAAGGTTATGAGTGGCATGAGATCCAAAGATAATTGCTATTGTATTCAGGTGAATGAGAACAAAAGTCTTGTGTGCAACCGAGCTACTGATGACGTGATGGAACTGTGGCATAGAAGACTTGGTCATATCAACTTTCGTGATCTCTTGAAGTTGTCCAAGAATGAGTGTGTCAGAG AGTTTTCGTGGCCTATGCAACAGAAAAATGCTTCACATGTTACTACCATGAGACTTCGAACAGACCATGGAACGGAATTTGAAAATGTAAGCTTTGCTGAATAttgtgaagagaaaggaaTAAAGCACGAATTTTCAGCACCTATTACACCTCAACATAATGGGGTGGTTGAGAGGAAGAATCGCACCTTGCTTGAAATGGGTCATGTGATCTTGACAAGTGCTAAGATAGCAAAGAAATTTTGGGCAGAAGCTATTAGCACAACATGTTATACAGCAAATCGTGTATATCTTAGACCGGGCACAACTTCAACTCCTTATGAGCTTTGGAAAGGCGAAAATTCTGTGGTGCCTCAGCTGTACCGGTATAGCCGGCTATCCAACGGCTGA